The Petrocella atlantisensis genome has a window encoding:
- a CDS encoding HU family DNA-binding protein, with the protein MNKSELVAAMAEKTELSKKDAEKALKALVDVITEELAKGEKIQLVGFGTFDIAERAAREGRNPQTGDAMKIPASKAPRFKAGKALKDAVNV; encoded by the coding sequence ATGAACAAATCTGAATTAGTAGCTGCAATGGCAGAAAAAACTGAGTTAAGCAAGAAAGATGCTGAAAAAGCATTAAAAGCATTGGTGGATGTCATCACTGAAGAATTAGCAAAAGGTGAAAAAATTCAATTGGTTGGGTTTGGTACATTCGATATTGCAGAAAGAGCTGCAAGAGAAGGTAGAAATCCTCAAACTGGCGATGCAATGAAGATACCAGCATCAAAAGCACCAAGATTCAAAGCTGGAAAAGCATTAAAAGACGCAGTAAACGTATAA